In Clupea harengus chromosome 25, Ch_v2.0.2, whole genome shotgun sequence, one genomic interval encodes:
- the sec22ba gene encoding vesicle-trafficking protein SEC22b-A: MVLLTMIVRVADGLPLAASMQEDEQSGRDLQPYQTQAKQLYRKLNSESPSRCTLEAGAMNFHYAIEKGVCYLALCEAGFPRKLAFAYLEDLETEFSEQYGRKVPVVSRPYSFIEFDTYIQKTKKSYIDSRARRNLTSINTELHDVQRIMVANIEEVLQRGEALSALDSKASNLSSLSKKYRSDAKYLNTRSTYAKVAVGAVFLITLIVYVRFWWL; the protein is encoded by the exons aTGGTTCTACTTACAATGATTGTTCGGGTGGCAGACGGATTGCCTCTTGCAGCGTCAATGCAAGAAGATGAGCAG tctGGTCGGGACCTACAGCCGTATCAAACTCAAGCTAAGCAGCTATACCGTAAGCTCAACAGTGAAAGTCCCAGTAGATGTACTTTAGAGGCGGGGGCCATGAACTTTCA CTATGCCATAGAGAAAGGTGTTTGCTACCTCGCCTTGTGTGAAGCTGGTTTCCCCAGAAAACTTGCTTTTGCGTACTTGGAGGACCTCGAAACCGAGTTCAGTGAGCAGTATGGGAGGAAGGTGCCTGTAGTTTCACGGCCCTATTCCTTCATTGAGTTTG ACACATATATCCAGAAGACAAAGAAGTCATACATCGACAGTCGAGCACGAAGGAACTTAACCAGCATTAACACGGAACTGCATGATGTCCAAAGAATTATGGTCGCAAATATCGAGGAGGTACTTCAGAGAGGAGAAGCCTTGTCAG CATTGGACTCCAAAGCCAGTAATTTGTCCAGCCTCTCCAAAAAGTACCGCAGTGATGCCAAGTACTTGAACACTCGTTCCACATACGCCAAGGTGGCAGTCGGCGCGGTGTTTCTGATCACGCTCATCGTGTATGTGCGTTTCTGGTGGCTCTGA
- the imp3 gene encoding U3 small nucleolar ribonucleoprotein protein IMP3: MVRKLKFHEKKLLKKVDFINWEVDNNLHEVKILRKYHIEKREDYTKYNKLSRHIRELARKIRDLDEKDGFRAHSTALLLEKLYSVGIIPTKQNLSLIENVSASSFCRRRLPTVMLRLRMAQNLKTAITFIEQGHIRVGPEVVSDPAFLVTRNMEDFVTWVDSSKIKQHVMNYNEERDDFDLVV; encoded by the exons ATGGTGCGTAAATTGAAATTTCACGAAAAGAAACTCTTAAAGAAAGTAGATTTCATAAACTGGGAAGTCGACAATAACTTGCACGAAGTTAAAATACTACGAAAATACCACATCGAGAAGAGAGAGGACTACACAAA gtACAACAAATTAAGTCGCCATATAAGAGAATTGGCCAGAAAAATTAGGGACCTTGACGAAAAGGATGGATTCAGAGCTCACAGTACTGCGCTCCTCCTGGAAAAACT GTACAGTGTGGGAATAATCCCAACCAAACAGAACCTGTCTTTAATTGAGAATGTCAGTGCCTCCTCCTTCTGCAG GAGACGGCTTCCGACTGTCATGTTGCGTCTACGCATGGCCCAGAATCTGAAGACGGCAATTACTTTCATCGAGCAAGGAC ATATTAGAGTTGGACCAGAAGTTGTATCAGATCCTGCATTCCTCGTCACCAG GAATATGGAGGACTTTGTTACGTGGGTTGACTCTTCTAAGATTAAACAGCATGTCATGAATTACAATGAAGAG AGGGATGACTTTGACCTTGTGGTGTAG